The following DNA comes from Cetobacterium sp. ZOR0034.
ATTTACTTCCTATCACTTCTTGTGCATCCTGAATATTTTCATAAACTCCAGAAACTTTTGCTGCAAATATCGCCGCTCCTAAAGCTACTGTTTGAAGTGAGTCTGCAACTTTTATAGGTTTATTCAATACATCTGCCATAACTTGCATTATTAGAGGTGATTTTTTAGCAACCCCACCAATTCCTATAATCTCATCTATTCTTATATTTTTTTCTATAAACGTATCTACAATTGCCTTAGCTCCATAAGCCGTTCCCTCTATTAAAGAACGATATATTTTTGGTGCATCAGAATCTAAAGTTAAATTTGAAATTGCTCCCTTTAATTTTTGATTTGCATTAGGAGTTCTTCTTCCATTCATCCAATCTAAAGAAAATACTGTGCTTTCACTTGCGTTTATCTCAAGAGCCTTTTTTTCTAGCATTGGTAACATTTGATCTCTATACTCTTCAATCTGATCCTCTGTAAACATATCTAAGCTTTTAATTGGCCATAAAAGTAACTCTCTGAACCACGAGTATATATCACCAAATCCAGATTGTCCTGCTTCAAGTCCAATCATTCCCTCTACAACAGATCCATCTACTTGCCCACAAATTCCTGGAACAAGAACTCCCACCATCTCATTTTTAGGAATCATCAATATGTCACAAGTTGAAGTCCCCATAACTTTCACAAAAGAATATGGTTTTATCTGTCCTCCAACAGCACCCATATGAGCATCAAAAGCACCAATTCCGATTACTACATCCTCTGGAAGTCCTAACCTGTTTGCCCACTCCTTCGAAATAACTCCTGCTTTTTCCTCTGAAGTATATGTCTTCGTATACATATTTTTTCTTAAATCTGCTAATCTTGAATCTAAGAGTCTTAGAAACTCTTCAGATGGAAGTCCTCCAAATTCTTCGTTCCACATAGCTTTATGACCTGCTGAACATCTACTTCTTTTTATCTCCTCAGCTCTATCTACTCCTGTCAATAAAGCCGGTATCCAATCGCAATGTTCAACCCAACTATAAATTTTTTCAGCAACTTTCGCATCAACTTTTATAATATGAAGCAATTTTGCCCAAAACCATTCTGATGAATAAACTCCACCAGAATATTTAGTGTAATCCACACCACCCCAGCTTTTAGCTGTTTTATTTATTAAATCCGCTTCCTCTGTTGATGAATGATCTTTCCATAATACAAACATTGCATTTGGATTTTTTTCAAACTCTTTTAATAATGCTAAAGGAGTTCCTTTTTCGTCAACTGCCACCGGTGTCGAACCTGTCGTATCAACAGATATTCCTCTTATATTTTCTCTAACCTCCTTTGGTAAATTTTCCAAAGGCTTCTTTATTACAAACTCCAATCCTTCAATATAATCTAATGGATGCTGTCTATATATATTTTGCTCTGGAGTACAAAACTCTTTATTCTTCCATCTCGGATAAGCGAATACCTCTCCACCTATCTGCTCTCCCGTATTTGCATCTACAATTATTGATCTACATGAGTCAGAACCATAATCTATTCCAATAACATAATTTTTTCTTTTCATAACTACTTCCCCCTATTTAGTTTCATTATTTCCTGATTTTGTGTAAATATCAAAAATTACTGCAAGAACAAGAACAATCCCTTTAATAGCTTGTTGCCAATCTATTCCTACACCTAAAATTGACATTCCGTTGTTCATTACTCCCATAACAAGTCCACCGATTATTGCACCGATTATTGTTCCTACTCCTCCACTTGCTGAAGCTCCTCCGATATAACAAGCTGCAATCGCATCTAATTCAAATCCGTTCCCTGCTTTTGGAGTTGCAGCATTTAATCTTGCTGCAAAAGCTATTCCAGATATTGCAGCTAAAATTCCCATATTTACATAAACCATCAGCAATACTTTTTTTGTTTTTATTCCCGATAGTTTTGCCGCTTTTTCATTTCCACCTATAGCATATATATGACGACCAAAAATTGTTTTTCTAGTTATGTAGCTGTATAGAATTGTCAAAATACTTAAAACAACCAATATTGTTGGAACTCCTTTATAAGCTGCTAATGTGTATGTGAATAAATTTATCATCAATGCAACCATTAACATTTTTATAGCAAATACGTTTATATTTTCTACGCTTAAATTGTACCTTACTTTGTCTCCTCTCTTTTTAAACTCTACTATTATATATAGTATTGAAAAAACTACACCTATCAATATTGTTGTCATATGTAATGATACCCCTGAAAAAATATCAACTATAAAGTTAGAACTCAATGCTCTCAATCCATCTGGAAATGGTGCCAAAGATCTCCCTTGAAGTGTTACCATTGTTAAGCCTCTAAAAACTAACATTCCACCCAAGGTTACTATGAATGCAGGAACTTTTATATATGCTATTATTGCTCCTTGTAATGCTCCAATTAAAGCTCCAACTCCTATAGAAATTATTATAGCTACTATATAATTCATATTTAAAGTGATCATCATATATCCCGCTATAGCTCCTATAAATGCTGCCACTGATCCAACAGAAAGATCTATATTTCCTGTTATAATAACCAATAACATTCCTATTGCTAAAATTAAGATATAACTATTTTGAAGTATCAGATTTGTTATATTTAATGGTCTTAAAGATATTCCATCGGTTAATATTGCAAATAAAACCATTATTACAGCTAATGCTATTAACATTCCATATTTTCTAATTCCATTTTTTAAATTAAACTCTTTCTTTATATTTACCTCTTCTGAATTTTCCATTTTTTTATTTTTCTTAACTAAAGCTTCCATATAAAACCTCCATTATATTTAAATAGCTAACTCCATTATTTTCTCTTGAGAAAACTCACTTTTATGTATCTCACCGTTTATTCTCCCTTCGCTCATTACATATATTCTGTCGCTCATTCCTATAAGTTCAGGCATTTCAGAGGAAATTATTATTACCGATTTTTTATTTTCTACAAGTTCATTTATAATACTATATATCTCATATTTAGCTCCAACATCTATTCCTCTTGTTGGTTCATCTAATATAAAAACATCTGGATCTGTATATAACCATTTTGCTAAAAGAACTTTTTGTTGATTTCCTCCACTTAAATTAGTCACATTTTGCTCTATATCATTTGACTTTATCCTCAATTTTTTTCTAAACTCCTCAGCTACTACTATCTCTTCCTCATTATTCAATATTCCTTTTTTAGAGATTCCACGCCAATTTGATAAAGTCGTATTAAACTTTATAGATTCATCTAGTATCAAACCATCACCTTTTCGATCTTCGGTTATATATGCTATTTTATTATCTATAGCCTTTCCAATTGTACTAATGTCTATTTTTTCTCCATCTTTTAATGCTATTCCCCGAACTTTATTTCCAAATGATTCTCCAAAAATACTCAATGCAAGTTCTGTTCTTCCAGAACCCATAAGTCCTGCTATCCCGATTACCTCTCCTTTTTTTACATGGAAGTTTATATTTGTTAAAATTTCTTTATTTTTATCCGATCTACTATTTACCTGCCATTCTTTTAATTCAAAGAAAACTTCTGAAGGATTTGATTCTCTAGATGGATATCTATCAGTTATATCTCTTCCTACCATCCCTCTAATTATTCGATCTTGAGATAGATTCTGATTTTCTACCACTATAGTTTCAATCGTTTTTCCATCTCTTATTATCGTCACCGAATCTGCTACTTCTGCAATCTCATTTAATTTATGAGATATCATTATTGAAGTAACCCCCTCCTCTTTTTGTAAATGCTTTAATAATTTTAATAAATTTTCACTATCATTTTCATTCAATGCTGCTGTTGGTTCATCTAATATTAAAATTTTTACGTCTTTAGCTAATGCTTTGGCTATTTCAACTAATTGTTGTTTTCCTACGCCAATCTCTTGAATTAATTTTCCTGGATCCTCTTTTAATCCAACTTTTTTAAGGAGAGATATAGCTTCATTCATAGTTGTGTTCCAATCTATTCCTAATTTATTCTTCTTCTCATTTCCTAAGAATATGTTTTCAGCAATAGTCATATTCGGCATTAAAGCTAATTCTTGATGAATTATAACAATCCCCTCTTTTTCACTCTCTTTAATATTATTAAATTTGCAAAGTTTTTCATTAAAGTATATCTCACCTGTAAATGTTCCTGATGGATAAACTCCACTTAAAACTTTCATTAAAGTTGATTTTCCAGCCCCATTCTCTCCACAAATTGAGTGAATCTCCCCTTTTTTTACTTTTATATTTACATTATCTAAAGCTTTAATATTATTAAATTTTTTTGTAATATTTTTCATTTCTAGGATAAAATTACTTTTCATCAATCTCTCCTTAACTAATTTTATTATTTTTATCTAGTTCTTTATCTGATCTTCTGTGTAATATCCAGAATCTATTATTGCTTCTTTCCAGTTATTTTTATCTACACTTATCGGTTCTAATAAATATGATGGAACTATTTTCACGCCATTATTATAAGTTGTTCTATCATTTATTTCAGGCTCTTTTCCTTTCATTATCGAATCAACCATATTTCCTGCTACCTTAGCTAATTTACTAGTATCTTTTAATACTGTTTGTGTTTGTTCTCCTGCAATTATAGATTTTATTGCAGCTATTTGTGCATCTTGACCTGTTATAATAGGCATCTTTTTATCACCACTTCCAAATCCCATACTTTTTAAAGATGAGACTACTCCTAAAGAGATCCCGTCATATGGTGATAACACTGCATCTAATTTTCCATCTGTATAAAAAGTTCCTAATAGGTTATCCATTCTAGATTGTGCTAAAGATCCATCCCATCTTAATGTCGCAACCTTATCCATACCCATTTGGTTACTTCTCACAATTAATTTTCCTGATTTTATATATGGTTCAAGTATTGACATTGCTCCATCGTAAAAGAAATACGCATTATTATCATCTGGTGATCCTCCGAATAATTCAATTGTAAATGGTCCTGGATTCGTTTTTAATCCTAAAGCATTTTCTATATATTGTCCTTCTAATACACCAACTTTAAAGTTATCAAATGTTGCATAATATTCTATATATGGTGTGTTCGTTATTAATCTGTCATAAGATATGATTTTTATTCCTTGATCTGCTGCTTTTTTAGTCACATCTGTCAATGCATTTCCATCTATTGAAGCTATTATAAGAACCTTAACTCCTCTAGTCATCATATTTTCTATTTGTGAGATTTGATTTTCAACTACATCCTCTGCATATTGTAAGTTTGATGTATAACCTAATTCTGTCAAGGTTTTTACAACATTATTACCATCATCAATCCAACGTTGTGATGATTTTGTCGGCATAGCAACTCCTACATCAACTCCACTACTATTTGATGATTGTCCTTCTTTTTTCCCACATCCTAAAAATACTGATGCTACAACTGTTACAAGTAAAGCTATTTTTTTAATTTTAATCATAACTTTTCCTCCTAATATAGTTTTTTTTGTTTCGTTTTTAACCTCTTAATAGATATATACCACATTATTTCAAAAAATCAATAGCATTTAAGAAAAATTTTTCTTAATAAAGAAAAATTTTTCGTTTTGAAATAAATAAATTTGCTTTTTTGTTACTTATGAGCTATTATAATTAATAATCGATATTTTAGTGGAGGAATTTTATGAATTTACAAGAACTTTCTGATAAATTAAACGTCTCAAAAGCTACTCTTTCTAGAGTAATTAATAATAAACCTGGTGTTAGTGAAAAAAAAAGAGAAGAAATCAAAGCTTTTTTAGCTAAAAATAATCTTATTAAAATTTCTGATGAAAATAATATCGTTATCATAATTCCTGATTTTGAAAACCCGTTTTTCGGAGAAATAATTAAAGAGATTTCTAAAGTTTTAAGAGAACAAGGCTATCAAATAACTATTTATGACACTGATGAAAATATTGAAAATGAAAAAATTATTGTCAGAAGTATTATTAAAAATGGAGCTGCCGGTGTTATTTTTTGTGTAAGCAACGGAATGGAATCCGCAAAAAATGTAAAACTACTACAAGACTCAAAAATTCCTGTTGTTCTTTTTGATAGAGAGCTTGATTTTCCTTTAGAAGGTGTGTTTTTAAATGATTTTCATGCTGGATTTCTAGCTACAGAACTCCTTATTTCTAAAGGATGTAAAAACATCGCTGTCATTCCAGGATCATTGGAATTAAAAAATATAAAAAATAGATTTGAAGGGTATCAATACGCCCTTAATCAAAATGCTATTCCCTTTAATTTCGAGCTTATATTTCAAGGGGATATGAAAATAGAAAGTGGAACTATTGCTATGAAAAATATTGTTAATTCTGAAATCGATATCGATGGAATTTTAATTTTAAATAATTTTATGACCATCGGTGTATTAAATTTTATAAACAATACTGACTCTTCATTGTATGATACATATAAAATTTTAGGATTTGATATTCCTGATTACCTTTTCAAGATGACACCAAAAATAAATATAATAACTCGTTCAAGAAAAGAGATGGGAAATCTTACTGCAAATATGATTTTAGATAAAATTCAAGAAAATAAAAAGGAAAATTATACAAAAAAAATTATAATTGATCCTATTTTATATTAAAAAAATATAAAAAAGTGTGGTTCTTTTAAAAACCACACTTTTCCATATCTAAATTTTACTCATAACTTTAAAATCCTTCAACTCTTCGATCAATTCATGAACTGTCAACTTTTCATCATTAATAGCCATCGCCATTATAACCCCTTCTACCAAAGGAGCATCCATAATCTTTATTTTACTTTTATCATAATCTCCATCTAAAAATTCTATTGCTAATTCTGAGTTCAGTATTGAGCTTCCTAAATCTCCGAAAATCACAACACCATTTTTTGTATATGCTTTTTTTATAGCTTCAACTATTATCAATGGATCTGATCCTAAATGTTCTCCGTTTGTACCACTTCCATTAACAACAGGAAACTCATATTTTTTCATTTCATTACACAACTCTATAACTTCATGAGCTAATTTTTTACTATGTGAAACTATTACAAATCCTAACATTTAAACTCCTCCCTTAAGTTCTCACATATTGTTTTTACTATTATATACGATGACATTGCCCCTGGATCTATGTGTCCTATACTTCTCTCTCCTAAGTAGCTAGCTCTTCCCTTTGTGGCAAGCATATCTTTTGTTGACTCCATACCCTCTTGAGCCACTTCCTCTATTTTATCTAAAAATTCACATATAGATAACTCTTTAGATTCTTGAAAAATTTTTTCTACAGGTTCTAAAGTGTCCAACATCGTTTTTTCTCCTGCTATAGCCTTTCCTCTAAATTTTATCCCCTCAACCATTGCCCCTAAAGCCACTCCAACTTTATCTCTATCTAATTCTTCTACTCCTTTTAAACTTTGAGCAACCCTCATCAATCCTGTTCCGTAAATTGCACCAGAAGCCCCACCAACATTAGATATTAATATCATAGCCATCTTATTTGCTATTTCAGAATAATTCAACTTTGAAAAGCTAGAACTCTCCTCCTTAATTTTTTGAAATCCTCTCGATAGATTCACGCCATGATCACTATCACCAATAGCTCTATCTAACTCACTCAATTCATCCCTTTTCTCAAATATTTTATCAGCAATACTATCTATTATTTTTATTATATCCATCCTCATAAACTCCTTAAAAAGTTTTTAGTGCAATCGTATCTGATTTTGATTTCAATAACCTTTCACTCTCTTCATCCAATTTTAAAATACTTATCGAAAATCCACCCATATCAAGAGAAGTCATATAATTTCCAACTAATGTTTTTTCTACATGAATATTCTTTTCTTTCAGCACATTTGAAACTCTGTTGCTCACTATAAATAACTCTATCAATGTTGTCTCACCTAATCCGTTTATTAATACAGCAACTTTTTCATTTTGAATATTTGATTCCTCTAAAATTTTATCTAAAATATGATCTACATGTACATCTGCATTTTGAAATTTTTCTCTATGCGTTCCTGGTTCACCATGAATCCCCAATCCTACTTCAATTTCATCATCAGCTAAGTCAAAGCTACTCTTTCCAGTAGTAAACACAGTACATGACTTTAAGGATATTCCCATTGTTTTTATATTTCTTATAACCCTATCTCCTAACTCTTTTATCTTATCCAGTGAATATCCTTCTTCTGCTGCTGCACCTAATATTTTATGAACAAAAATAGTTCCTGCTATCCCTCTTCGACCTATCGTATATGTACTATTCTCTACTGCTATATCATCATCGACAATAACTTTATTCACTTTTATTCCATCTAATTCAGCCATTTCTGCAGCCATTTCAAAATTCATTACATCTCCACTATAGTTCTTTATTATAAGTAAAACTCCCTCTCCATTATCAACAGCCTTAATAGCTTCATAAACTTTATCTGCACTCGGAGATGTGAAAACTTCCCCCGCTATAGCTCCATCTAACATTCCAAACCCAACAAATCCAGCATGTGAAGGCTCATGCCCACTTCCTCCTCCACTTACTAAAGCTACTTTTCCTTGTTTTTTATTTTTTCTTATAATAATAGGCAGTTCATTAACACTTTCAATCTCATTTGGAAAAGCTTTTACCATTCCTTCA
Coding sequences within:
- the dhaK gene encoding dihydroxyacetone kinase subunit DhaK; translated protein: MKKLINNKEDIVKEMVEGMVKAFPNEIESVNELPIIIRKNKKQGKVALVSGGGSGHEPSHAGFVGFGMLDGAIAGEVFTSPSADKVYEAIKAVDNGEGVLLIIKNYSGDVMNFEMAAEMAELDGIKVNKVIVDDDIAVENSTYTIGRRGIAGTIFVHKILGAAAEEGYSLDKIKELGDRVIRNIKTMGISLKSCTVFTTGKSSFDLADDEIEVGLGIHGEPGTHREKFQNADVHVDHILDKILEESNIQNEKVAVLINGLGETTLIELFIVSNRVSNVLKEKNIHVEKTLVGNYMTSLDMGGFSISILKLDEESERLLKSKSDTIALKTF
- the dhaM gene encoding dihydroxyacetone kinase phosphoryl donor subunit DhaM, with translation MLGFVIVSHSKKLAHEVIELCNEMKKYEFPVVNGSGTNGEHLGSDPLIIVEAIKKAYTKNGVVIFGDLGSSILNSELAIEFLDGDYDKSKIKIMDAPLVEGVIMAMAINDEKLTVHELIEELKDFKVMSKI
- a CDS encoding sugar ABC transporter ATP-binding protein gives rise to the protein MKSNFILEMKNITKKFNNIKALDNVNIKVKKGEIHSICGENGAGKSTLMKVLSGVYPSGTFTGEIYFNEKLCKFNNIKESEKEGIVIIHQELALMPNMTIAENIFLGNEKKNKLGIDWNTTMNEAISLLKKVGLKEDPGKLIQEIGVGKQQLVEIAKALAKDVKILILDEPTAALNENDSENLLKLLKHLQKEEGVTSIMISHKLNEIAEVADSVTIIRDGKTIETIVVENQNLSQDRIIRGMVGRDITDRYPSRESNPSEVFFELKEWQVNSRSDKNKEILTNINFHVKKGEVIGIAGLMGSGRTELALSIFGESFGNKVRGIALKDGEKIDISTIGKAIDNKIAYITEDRKGDGLILDESIKFNTTLSNWRGISKKGILNNEEEIVVAEEFRKKLRIKSNDIEQNVTNLSGGNQQKVLLAKWLYTDPDVFILDEPTRGIDVGAKYEIYSIINELVENKKSVIIISSEMPELIGMSDRIYVMSEGRINGEIHKSEFSQEKIMELAI
- the mmsB gene encoding multiple monosaccharide ABC transporter permease, which codes for MEALVKKNKKMENSEEVNIKKEFNLKNGIRKYGMLIALAVIMVLFAILTDGISLRPLNITNLILQNSYILILAIGMLLVIITGNIDLSVGSVAAFIGAIAGYMMITLNMNYIVAIIISIGVGALIGALQGAIIAYIKVPAFIVTLGGMLVFRGLTMVTLQGRSLAPFPDGLRALSSNFIVDIFSGVSLHMTTILIGVVFSILYIIVEFKKRGDKVRYNLSVENINVFAIKMLMVALMINLFTYTLAAYKGVPTILVVLSILTILYSYITRKTIFGRHIYAIGGNEKAAKLSGIKTKKVLLMVYVNMGILAAISGIAFAARLNAATPKAGNGFELDAIAACYIGGASASGGVGTIIGAIIGGLVMGVMNNGMSILGVGIDWQQAIKGIVLVLAVIFDIYTKSGNNETK
- the dhaL gene encoding dihydroxyacetone kinase subunit DhaL, encoding MDIIKIIDSIADKIFEKRDELSELDRAIGDSDHGVNLSRGFQKIKEESSSFSKLNYSEIANKMAMILISNVGGASGAIYGTGLMRVAQSLKGVEELDRDKVGVALGAMVEGIKFRGKAIAGEKTMLDTLEPVEKIFQESKELSICEFLDKIEEVAQEGMESTKDMLATKGRASYLGERSIGHIDPGAMSSYIIVKTICENLREEFKC
- a CDS encoding LacI family DNA-binding transcriptional regulator, translating into MNLQELSDKLNVSKATLSRVINNKPGVSEKKREEIKAFLAKNNLIKISDENNIVIIIPDFENPFFGEIIKEISKVLREQGYQITIYDTDENIENEKIIVRSIIKNGAAGVIFCVSNGMESAKNVKLLQDSKIPVVLFDRELDFPLEGVFLNDFHAGFLATELLISKGCKNIAVIPGSLELKNIKNRFEGYQYALNQNAIPFNFELIFQGDMKIESGTIAMKNIVNSEIDIDGILILNNFMTIGVLNFINNTDSSLYDTYKILGFDIPDYLFKMTPKINIITRSRKEMGNLTANMILDKIQENKKENYTKKIIIDPILY
- the chvE gene encoding multiple monosaccharide ABC transporter substrate-binding protein; translated protein: MIKIKKIALLVTVVASVFLGCGKKEGQSSNSSGVDVGVAMPTKSSQRWIDDGNNVVKTLTELGYTSNLQYAEDVVENQISQIENMMTRGVKVLIIASIDGNALTDVTKKAADQGIKIISYDRLITNTPYIEYYATFDNFKVGVLEGQYIENALGLKTNPGPFTIELFGGSPDDNNAYFFYDGAMSILEPYIKSGKLIVRSNQMGMDKVATLRWDGSLAQSRMDNLLGTFYTDGKLDAVLSPYDGISLGVVSSLKSMGFGSGDKKMPIITGQDAQIAAIKSIIAGEQTQTVLKDTSKLAKVAGNMVDSIMKGKEPEINDRTTYNNGVKIVPSYLLEPISVDKNNWKEAIIDSGYYTEDQIKN
- a CDS encoding ribulokinase, coding for MKRKNYVIGIDYGSDSCRSIIVDANTGEQIGGEVFAYPRWKNKEFCTPEQNIYRQHPLDYIEGLEFVIKKPLENLPKEVRENIRGISVDTTGSTPVAVDEKGTPLALLKEFEKNPNAMFVLWKDHSSTEEADLINKTAKSWGGVDYTKYSGGVYSSEWFWAKLLHIIKVDAKVAEKIYSWVEHCDWIPALLTGVDRAEEIKRSRCSAGHKAMWNEEFGGLPSEEFLRLLDSRLADLRKNMYTKTYTSEEKAGVISKEWANRLGLPEDVVIGIGAFDAHMGAVGGQIKPYSFVKVMGTSTCDILMIPKNEMVGVLVPGICGQVDGSVVEGMIGLEAGQSGFGDIYSWFRELLLWPIKSLDMFTEDQIEEYRDQMLPMLEKKALEINASESTVFSLDWMNGRRTPNANQKLKGAISNLTLDSDAPKIYRSLIEGTAYGAKAIVDTFIEKNIRIDEIIGIGGVAKKSPLIMQVMADVLNKPIKVADSLQTVALGAAIFAAKVSGVYENIQDAQEVIGSKFQREYFPIEENVEVYKKYYEEYKQLGKHIENRVN